Within the Agromyces ramosus genome, the region TAGCCGCGGCATCCGACACCGCCGCCTGCCGGTGCAACGCGGACCGGCAGCCTGGAACCGGCCGCGAGCACCCCGTTTCAGCCCCGCGATTGGTGCGGGCACCGGGGCTTGCGTAGAGTCGGCACGCAGGAGTCCCGAGAAGGAGCATGCGTGGCAACGAATGACCGTCAGGCGCGTGAAGAACGAGCACGCCTACGCACGTACCAGGCCCGACAGGAGGTGCACGCGAGCAAGCAGCGCCGACGCACCCGCGACAACGTCATCGCGGTGATCGCACTCGTCGTCGTGCTCGCCCTCGCAACCGGCGCGCAGCTCTTCTACTTCAGCGGTGGTCCGGGCACGCCCGAGCCGGTCGCCTCCGAGACGCCCACACCCACGCCTTCGGCTCCAGCCGGCGAGAACCAGGGCGACGTGCCGTCGCCCGACCTCGCCGAGGCCCGCACCTGGACCGGCACGCTGACGCTCAACGAGGTCTCCCTCGGCATCGAGCTCGACGGCGCCGCAGCCCCCCAGGCCGTCGCGAGCGAGATCAGCCTCATCCAGTCCGGCTTCTACGACGGCACGACCTGCCACCGCCTCACGAAAGACAGCATCTGGGTGCTCCAGTGCGGCGACCCGGCCGGCGACGGCACGGGCGGTCCCGGCTACAGCTACGGCCCCGTCGAGAACGCGCCCCAAGACGGGCTCTACCCCGCAGGCACCATCGCCATGGCCCGCCAGCAGCAGAACGGCTACAGCAACGGCAGCCAGTTCTTCCTGGTCTACGAGGACACCACGCTGACGGCCGACGAAGCCGGCGGCTACACGGTCGTCGGTCGCGTCACGAGCGGCCTCGACGAGCTGAAGGCCGGCATCACCGACGCCGGCACCGCAGATGGCAGTACCGACGGCTCCCCCGCCGTCCCGGTGACGATCACCGGGTTCACGATCCAATGACGGTCCCGCGCCGCACTTTTCAGGTGCAATAGGCTTGATGCCGTCATCGCCGCGACCCGCGGCATCCGACCTACGACAAGGTGAGGCCGTGTCCGATTCAGAGCAGCAACCGTGGGGCCGCGTCGACGAGACGGGCACCGTCTTCGTGCGGACGAGCGACGGCGAGCGCGCCGTCGGGCAGTTCCCCGACGGCTCGGCTGAAGAGGCACTCGCCTACTTCGAGCGGAAGTACGCAGATCTCGCGGGCCAGGTCGGCCTCCTCGAGCAGCGCGTTCGGCGCGGCGCTCTCCCGCAGCCGACGTCTCGAAGGCGGTCGCCTCGCTCCGCGAGTCGGTGGCGACGGCCAACGCGGTCGGCGACCTCGAGTCGCTCGCGCGCCGGCTCGAGGCGCTCTCGGGCACCACGAAGGAACTGACCGAGCAGCAGCAGGCCGAGGCCAAGGCGGCCGTCGCAGAGGCCATCGCCGAGCGCACGAAGATCGTCGAGCAGGCCGAGGCGCTCGCGGCGCAAGACCCCGCGAAGACGCAGTGGAAGCAGGCGACCGCCGAGCTCGACGAGCTGTTCGCGACGTGGCAGCGTCACCAGCAAGACGGCCCGCGCCTGCCCAAGAACGAGGCGAACGAGCTGTGGAAGCGCTTCCGCGCGGCTCGATCGACCATCGAGCAGCACCGAAAGGCGTTCTTCGCCGAGCTCGATTCCGCGCACCGCGACGTGCGTACCCGCAAGCAGGCGCTCATCGAGCGCGCAGAGGCACTCGCGCCCCGAGGGGCCGATGCCGTCGGCGACTACCGCAACCTGCTCGACGAGTGGAAGCTCGCCGGCCGCGCCGGCAAGAAGCTCGACGATGCGTTGTGGGCGAAGTTCAAGGCCGCCGGCGACGTGCTGTTCCACGCCAAGGCAGAGATCGACGCTCAAGAAGACGAGGCGTACCGAGCCAACCTCGACGAGAAGCTCGCGCTCCTCACCGAGGCCGAGCCGCTCCTCACCGAGAAGGATCCCAAGCAGGCGCGGGCCGCGCTCAACCGCATCCAGCGCAAGTGGGACGAGATCGGCAAGGTCCCGCGCGACCAGGTCCGCGTCGTCGAAGACCGGCTCCGCAAAGTCGAGAACCACGTCAAGTCACTTGAAGACGAGCGCTGGCAGCGCGAGGACCCCGAGAAGAAGGCGCGCTCCGAAGGCATGCTCGGGCAGCTCCAAGCCGCGATCGACAAGCTCGAGGCCGAGCTCACCGCGGCCGAGGCGTCGGGCGACGAGCGCGCAGCGGCATCCGCTCGCGAGGCCCTCGAGGCACGTCGTGCGTGGCTGAAGGCCGTCGGCGGCTGACCCAGGCCAGCAGGGCCGCTCCACCACTCGACCGCACAACCGCCCCGGGGCTACGGGTTGTCCACAATTGCGGCTCCGACGCGCCGATGAGCTCAGCGGATGCTCCAACATGGGCTCATGGCGCGACTTCCCACGGTGCTCGGCACGCATGACCTCCCACTCGCCGAGCTCTGCGCGGCGCGCATCGACGGCGAACTCGTCGCGATCGACGACGGCTGGGCACCCATCGACGAACCCGACCTCCCGTCGCTTCGCGCCGCCGTCGTCGCCCTGCGTGTGCCGCGCTCGCTCATCATCGAGCGACGGTCGGCCGCATGGGTGCACGGCGCCCTCGACGCGCCACCCGCGATCGCGCAGTTCTGCGTTCCCCATCACGAGCGCATCGCGGCGATCAGCGACCGTCGAACCCACGTGCGCGAGGTGACCCTCAGCGACGGCGATGTCGACGATTACCGCGGCGCGCGATGCACGTCCGTATCGAGAACCGCATTCGACCTCCTCCGAGACCCATCGCCCGTCGAGGGCGACACGGTCGCGGTCGTGACGCGCCTCCTGCGCGGTCGGCCCGACGTCACCGAAGCGGTTCGACTGCGACTCGACTCGTCACGGCGCATGCCGCACCGAGCGCGTGCCGTCGACCGGCTCGATCGCGCGAGCGCACTTGCGACCTCCTCCCCGGGCACACCGGGGGCGCAGGCGACGCGTGGCCGCTCAGCCGTCGCTGACGCGGTAGACGTCGTACACCGCGTCGATGCGGCGCACGGCGTTGAGCACGCGGTCGAGGTGGGTGGTGTCGCCCATCTCGAAGACGAAGCGGCTGAGCGCGAGTCGATCGGTCGAGGTCGAGACGTTCGCCGAGAGGATGTTCACGTGATGCTCCGAGAGCACGCGAGTGACGTCTGAGAGCAGCCCCGCCCGGTCGAGCGCTTCGATCTGGATCTGCACGAGGAACACGCTCTTCGAGCTCGGCGCCCACTCGACATCGATCATGCGTTCCGGCTCACGCAGCAGCGATTGCACGTTGTGGCAGTTCGCCTGGTGCACGGAGACGCCCGAGCCGCGGGTGATGAACCCGACGATCTCGTCACCGGGCACCGGTGTGCAACAGCGCGCGAGCTTCACGAGGATGTCGGGCGCACCCCGTACCAGCACTCCGGAGTCCGAGCTCCGCGGAAGGGGTCGTGAGCGCACCGGCATCGGCAGGTCGGGCTCGTCGCCCTCCTCGACATCGCGCACGAGGGCGACGACCTTCTCGAGCACCGACTGCGTCGACACGTGCCCCTCGCCCACGGCGGCATAGAGCGACGACACGTCGTCGTAGCGCAGCTGCGCCGCCACCTCGGCGAAGGACTCCTGGTTCATGAGCTTCTGCAGCGGCAGGTTCTGCTTTCGCATCGCCCGCGCGATGGCGTCGCGACCCTGTTCGATCGCCTCGTCGCGGCGTTCCTTGGTGAACCACTGCCGGATCTTGTTGCGCGCACGCGGGCTCTTGACGAACCCGAGCCAGTCCTTGCTCGGCCCGGAGTCGGGATTCTTCGAGGTGAAGACCTCGACGACGTCGCCGCTCAACAGCTCGCTTTCGAGGGGCACCAACCGGCCGTTGACCTTCGCACCCATCGTGCGATGGCCGACCTCGGTGTGCACCGCATAGGCGAAGTCGACCGGCGTTGCGCCCGCGGGCAGTCCGATCACTCGACCCTTCGGCGTGAAGACGTAGACCTCCTTCGCGCCGATCTCGAAGCGGAGTGAGTCGAGGAACTCGCCGGGGTCGGCCGTCTCGGCCTGCCAGTCCGAGATGTGCGCGAGCCACGCCATGTCGGTCTCGTTCTGGCCCCCCTTCTCGGCCGTGCGACCGGCCGCCATGCGCTCCTTGTACTTCCAGTGCGCGGCCACACCGTATTCGGCACGCTGGTGCATGTCGTGAGTGCGGATCTGGATCTCGACCGCTCGGCCCTTCGGTCCGATGACCGTGGTGTGCAACGACTGGTAGAGGTTGAACTTCGGGGTGGCGATGTAGTCCTTGAACCGGCCGGGCAGCGGGGTCCAGCGGGCATGGATCGCACCGAGCACGGCGTAGCAGTCGCGTACCGAGTTGACGAGCACGCGGATGCCGACGAGATCGTAGATCTCGTCGAAGTCGCGTCCGCGCACGATCATCTTCTGGTAGATCGAGTAGTACTGCTTCGGCCTGCCCACGACCTTGCCGCGGATCTTCGCCACCTTCAGGTCATCGCTGACGAGATCGATGACGTTCTGGACGAACTCCTCGCGCTGCGGTGTGCGCTGCTTCACGAGGCTCTCGATCTCGGCATAGAGCTTGGGGTAGAGCACGGCGAACGAGAGGTCCTCGAGCTCCCACTTGATCGCCTGGATGCCGAGTCGGTGCGCGAGCGGCGCATAGATCTCGAGGGTCTCGGTCGCCTTGCGCGAGGCGGACTCGGCCGGGACGAAGCCCCACGTGCGCGCATTGTGCAGCCGGTCGGCGAGCTTGATGATGAGCACGCGGATGTCCTTCGACATCGCGACGATCATCTTGCGAACGGTCTCGGCCTGCGTCGAGTCGCCGTACTTGACCTTGTCGAGCTTCGTGACGCCGTCGACGAGCATCGCGATCTCGTCGCCGAAGTCGGCGCGCACCTGGTCGAGCGTGTACGCGGTGTCTTCAACGGTGTCGTGGAGCAGCGCCGCAGCGACCGTCTTGGATCCGATGCCGAGGTCGGCGAGGATCTGGGCCACGGCAACCGGATGCGTGATGTACGGCTCGCCGCTCTTGCGCTTCTGCCCCTCGTGGGCGCGCTCAGCGACCGAGTAGGCGCGCTCGACGAGCGAGAGGTCGGCTTTCGGATGGTGCATCCGCACCGTGCGCAGGAGCGTGTCGACCGCACCCGACGGCTGGGCCTTCGAAAAGATCCGAGGGACCAGACGGCGCAGCGATGCCGTCGAGTTGACCCCGGTCTCCGTCATCGCTCAGCACCTCCAGAACTCAATTATCGCCGTTTCTCGGGCACCGGGTGACCGGCCGCATCTCGCCTGACGCGAACATCACGCCGTGGGCAGCGCCTCAGCGTCGGCCGATGCGACGCCCGCACGCTCGCGTTCCTTCAGGACCTTCTGATCGTGACGGTGGATCGCGGTCTCTCCCTCGCGAAGCTGCGAGTAGAGCGGCGCAGCGATGAACACCGTCGACCACGTGCCCACGAGGATGCCGATGAGCAGCGCCAGCGAGATGTCGCGCAACGTGTCGGCACCGAGCACGCCGGCGCCGATGAAGAGGATCGCCGCCACCGGCAAGGCCGCCACGACACTCGTATTGATGGAGCGGACGAGCGTCTGGTTCACCGCGAGGTTGACCGACTCGGCGAAGGTCCGACGAGACTCCTGGCCGTCTTCGGCCGTGTTCTCCCGGATCTTGTCGAACACGACGACCGTGTCGTAGAGGGAGTAGCTGAGGATCGTGAGGATGCCGATCATGGCCGCGGGGCTGATCTCGAAACCGAACGCGGCGTAGAAGCCCGTGGTCACGATGAGGTCGGCCATGAGCGCGAGGATCGCGGCGACCGACATCTTCCAGGTTCGGAAGTACAGCGCCATGACGAGCGCGGCGAGGAGGATGAAGGCGAGCAGGCCGACGATCGCCTGGCGGGTGACGTCCGCACCCCAGCTCGGGCCGATGAACGAGGACGCGACCTCGGCCTCGGGAACGTCGTAGGCCTCGGCGAGGGCCGTGGTGACCTCGCGGGAGTCGGCCTGAGACAGTTGGTCGGTCTGCACGCGCACGCCGTCGTCTCCGACGATGGTCACCTTCGTCACCGCGTCGGGCACGACGGACGCGACGGCCTCGTGGGCGGGCTCGGGCGAGGCGTCCTCGACGCCGACGATCTGGAACTGCGACCCGCCGCGGAACTCGATGCTGAAGTTCACACCGGTGAACAGCGGCACGATCACCGACAGCAGGATCAGCACACCGGCGATGGTGTACCACTTCTTGCGTCCGCCGACGAAGTTGAACGAGCGCTTGCCCGTGTAGAGGTCGTTGCCGAAGGTCGTGAGACGGTTGGCCATCAGGACTCCTTCCCGTCGTTCGACGTAGTGCCGGCGCCGACCGACTCCGCCTTGCGCTCGGCGATCGTCTGGCGGCGCTGCGCCTCCTTCGAGCTCGACGCGGCCTTCCTTGCGGACACCGCGACGGGTTTGCGGAACTCGGCACGACCGCGATAGACGGCGCCGAGCGCGTTCGGGTCGAGACCTGACCACGGGTTGCCGCTCGAGAAGAACCTCGTCTGGGCGAGGAGCTGCAGCATCGGGTGCGTGAAGAGGATCACCACGACGACGTCGATGATCGTCGTCAGGCCGAGGGTGTAGGCGAAGCCCTTGACGCTGCCGACCGCGAGGATGAACAGCACGATCGCGGCGAGCAGGTTCACGCCCTTCGAGGCGAGCACTGTGCGGAACGCGCGCTTCCAGCCGGCCTCGACGGCGCCGACGAGCGGCCGGCCGTCGCGCAACTCGTCTCGCACACGTTCGAAGTACACGATGAACGAGTCGGCGGTGAAGCCGATGGCGACGATGAGGCCCGCGATGCCCGCGAGCGAGAGGCGGTAGCCCTCTCGCCACGACAGGATCGTGATCATCAGGTAGGTGATGAGTGCGGCGATCACGAGCGAGGCGATGGTCACCGAACCGAGCGCGCGGTACTGGAAGAGCGTGTAGATCACCACGAGGATGAGGCCGATGAGGCCCGCGATGAGGCCGCTCTGCAGCTGCGAGGTGCCGAGCGTCGCCGAGATCGTGTCGGATGACTGCACGGTGAAGCTGATCGGCAGTGCACCGAACTTCAACTGGTCGGCGAGAGACTTCGAGCTCTCCTGCGTGAAGCTGCCCGTGATCTGCGGCCGCCCATCGGTGATCGCGCCGTTCATCGACGGGGCCGTGAGCACGGCGCCGTCGAGCACGAAGGCGAACTGGTCGCGCGGTGTCTGGCCCTGGAGTCCGAAGAGGCGGGTGCTGACCTCCGCGAAGTCCTCGGTGCCCTTGCCGTCGAACTCGATGTTGACCGCCCACGTGCCGGTGGAGGCGCCGGTCTGGGTCTGCACCATGCCGTTCGTGGCGTCGACGATGTTCTCGCCGCTCGCCTCGACCGGGCCGAGGAGGTACTTCGCGGTGCGCGAGAGGTCGCACGTGACGAGCGGCTCGTCGGCGGGGGCGACATTCGTGGCGGCCTCGTCGATGGTGGCGCAGTCGAAGTTGTCGAACTCGTCTTGCAGCGCCGGGGTGACCCACGCGAGGTCGCTGCCGTCGGTCGGTTCCGTGGTGGGCGTCGACTCCAGCTCGGCGGGCTCTTCGGTCGGCTCCGCGCTCGCCTCGATCGACGTGTTGGTCGCCGCGTCGGCGAGCAGCACGGCGCGCAGCTCGAGCTTCGCCGACGACTCGATGCGGGCTCGCGTCTGGTCGTCGAGCTCGCCCCGGGATGCGGACGACGACGTTGTCACCCTCGGTGTTGATCTCGGCCTCGGCGACACCCGACGCGTCGACACGCTGCCGGATGATCGAGACCGCCTGGTCGAGCTGCTCTTGCGAGACGTCGGCGCCGGTCTCGACCTTCGGCGCGAGGATGATCTGCGTGCCGCCCTCGAGATCGAGCGCGAGCTTCGGGGTCCAGGATCCTCCGCCCCAGATGACTCCCGCGGCATTGATGCCGAAGAGGATCGCAATGATCACACCCAGCCAGGTGAGTGAACGCCATGCCTTACGGACGGGCGCCGGCCGGGATGACCGCTTCGATGGTGCAGCCACGGTGTTCTGCTTTCTTTGCAGGAGCCCGCGCAAGAAGCGCGGGCCGAGCGTCGGGGAGGAGTCTTAGTCGTCCGACTTCTTGGTGTCGGGCGTCTCGTCGGTGGTCACGTCGGTCGTTGCGTCTTCGACGCGCTCGCCGTACTCGGGCGAACCCTCGACCGCGACCGGAGCATCGTCGACGACCACGTCGGCCTTCGGCTCGACCACGCGCGCGACGGTCTGGCGGTGAACCGTGAGCACGGTGCCGGGCGAGGTCTCGAGCAGCACCTGGTTCTCGTCTTCATCGATCGAGAGGATGGTGCCGAACACGCCGAAGTTCGTCATGACCTTCGCGCCCGCCTGGACCTTCGACTGCAGCTCGCGCGCATCTGCCTGGCGCTTGCGCGAGTTACGGAACATGAAGAAGATCAGGACCGCCAGGACGGCGAGCATGATGATGGTGAACGGATCGAACGTCATGAGAGGGAGGTACCTTCCGGTGTGCGGCAAGCGCACGAAGTCAGTGGCGTTGAGGGCTGTGCCTCAATGGATTATAGGTCATCGATCGGAAGGGCGGTTCCCACGTCGGGAGCGCGGTCGGACAAGCCGAAGTGACGCCACGCGGCTGAGGTCGCGACGCGCCCGCGAGGAGTGCGCGTGATGAGGCCGATGCGAACGAGGAACGGCTCGACGACCGCCTCGATGGTCTCGGACTCCTCGCCCACCGATACGGCGAGCGTGTTCAGGCCGACGGGACCGCCCCCGAAGCGCGTGAGGATGATCTGCATGACCGCGCGATCGAGACGGTCGAGCCCGAGCGGGTCGACGTCATAGAGCTCGAGCGCGGCTCGCACCGCGGAGATGTCGGCTCGTCCGCCGTGCACGAGCGCGTAATCGCGCACCCGTCGAAGCAGGCGGTTCGCGATGCGCGGCGTGCCGCGGCATCGACCGGCGATCTCGGCGAGCGCCTCCTGATCGACGTCGAGGCCGAGTAGGACGGCAGCGCGGGCGAGCACCCGCTCGAGCTCGGCCTCGTCGTAGAACTCGAGGTGTGCGGTGAAGCCGAACCGGTCGCGCAGTGGATTCGGCAGGAGTCCGGCTCGTGTGGTGGCGCCCACGAGGGTGAACGGCGAGAGGTCGAGCGGCACCGACGTGGCGCCCGCACCCTTGCCGACCATGATGTCGATGCGGAAGTCTTCCATGGCGAGGTAGAGCATCTCTTCGGCCGATCGCGCCATGCGGTGGACCTCGTCGATGAAGAGCACCTCGCCCGGTACGAGCGAGCTGAGGATCGCGGCGAGGTCGCCGGCATGCTGGATCGCCGGCCCGCTCGACATGCGGAGCGGTCGGCCGCCCTCGAAGGCCACGATCATCGCGAGCGTCGTCTTGCCGAGCCCGGGTGGCCCCGCGAGCAGGATGTGGTCTGGCGTGCGCTGCTGCAGGGTGGCGGCGGTGAGCAGCAGCTGCAGTTGGCTGCGCACTCGAGTCTGGCCGACGAACTCCTCGAGGCTCTTCGGACGGAGCGCCCCTTCGAACGCGAGCTCGGCTTCGGACGCGAGGACCGGGTCGGTGAGATCGAGGTCGGCTTCGCTCATCGGGCTCTCCCGTGCTGTTGTGCTGGGCCGAGCCGCGCGAGCGTCAGCCTGAGCAGGGTGGGCACCGAGGCCGCTTCGATGTCGGATGCCCCGGCGATCGTCTCGTCGACCGCCTCGGCGGCGACTCGCTCGGACCAGCCGAGGCCGGTGAGGGCCGCGAGCACGCTCTCGGCCGCCCCGCCGGACACGACTGGGGTAGCCCGGGAAGGCGCTGCAGTGGCGATGAGCTTGCCGGCCAGCGACACGGTGATGAGCTTCGCGGTCTTCGGCCCGATGCCGCTGACCTTGCGGAACACCGCGTCGTCGTCGCGCTGCACCGCCTCGGCGATCTGGTCGGGGGACAGCGCCGACAGCACGCCGAGTGCCGACTTTGGCCCGACCCCGGTGACGCCGATGAGCAGGTCGAACACGTCGAGCTCGTCGCGAGTGGCGAAGCCGAACAGCGTGAGCGAGTCCTCGCGCACGACGAGGGTCGTGTGCGCGCTCACCTCGTGTCCGGCTCGACTGGCGAGCGCGAATGCGGGCGTCGTGTTGACGTGGAACCCGACACCGCCGACCTCGATGACGACCGAGTTGCCGGCAGCGGTGAGCACGCGGCCGTGAAGAGAGGAGATCACTCCTTCAGCCTACGGGCGGCACCCGACACGGCTGCGGAGCGCTCTGCGGCGATCCACGCCCGCTGCGCCGGCGTGAGGGTCGCACCGTCGGAGGTGCCGGCCGCCGCGTCGCGGACGGCACCTCCTGCCACTCCCCCGGTGCGCCAGGCGTGGCAGATGGCGAGGGCGAGCGCGTCGGCGGCATCCGCCGGCTTGGGCACCGCGTCGAGCCCGAGGATGCGCGCGACCATCGCGCCCACCTGCTTCTTGTCGGCACGGCCGTATCCGGTGATGGCGGCCTTGACCTCGCTCGGCGTGTGCAGCGCGACGGGCAGCCCTCGACGCGCCGCGATGAGCATCGCGACGCCCGAGATCTGCGCCGTGCCCATGATGGTCGACACGTCGCTGCGGGCGAAGACCCGCTCGAGCGCGACCGCGTGCGGCCGATGCTCCTCGATGATCGCCTCGAGCCCGTCGGCGATGCGCGCGAGGCGCTGCGGCGTCGCGTGTTCGGCCGGCGATCGAAGCACGATGACGTCGACGAGGCGCGCCGTGCGGTTCGGGTCGACGTCGACCACCCCGACGCCGCATCGCGTCAGGCCCGGGTCGATGCCGAGCACTCGCACGGCGATCGGCTACTCCGCCTCGAGCTCGGCCTGCACCTCTGGGGTGAGGTCGAAGTTCGAGTAGATGTTCTGCACGTCGTCGCTGTCTTCGAGTGCGTCGATGAGGCGGAACACCTTGCGGGCCGTCTCGGCGTCGACCTCGACCTTGAGCGACGGCACGAACGCGGCATCCGCCGAGTCGTAGTCGATGCCGGCCTCCTGCAGCGCGGTGCGGGCGGCGACCATGTCGGATGCCTCGGTGATCACCTCGAACGTGTCACCCTCGTCGGTGACCTCTTCGGCGCCCGCGTCGAGCACGGCGCTGAGCACGTCGTCTTCGGTGAGGCCGTCGGACTTGCTGACGACGATGACGCCCTTGCGCGCGAAGTTGTAGGCCACCGAGCCCGGGTCGGCCATCGTGCCGCCATTGCGGGTCATGAGGGTGCGCACTTCGGCGGCCGCGCGGTTGCGATTGTCGGTGAGGCACTCGATGAGGAGGGCGACGCCGTTGGGGCCGTAGCCTTCGTACATGATGGTCGTGTAGTCGATCGACTCACCCGACAGCCCAGCGCCGCGCTTGATGGCGCGGTCGATGTTGTCGTTCGGGACGGAGGTCTTCTTCGCCTTCTGCACGGCGTCGACGAGGGTCGGATTGCCCGAGAGGTCGGCGCCGCCCATCTTCGCCGCGACCTCGATGTTCTTGATGAGCTTCGCGAACGACTTCGCACGACGCGAGTCGATGATCGCCTTCTTGTGCTTCGTCGTCGCCCACTTGGAATGCCCGGACATGCGTCTCCTGAATCGAATGCTCGCGCGCGACATCGCCTGCCGTGCCCAGCCATTCTAAGACAGCGGTGGTTCCACGCAGTTCAGACGAGCAGCTTCTGCAGGGTGCGGAGATTCCGATTCGTCGTGGTGGGCTTGTAGCGGGGCTTGGCGAGCAGCTTCGCGAAGGGCGTCTGCACGGTCGTGCCCTTGACGGGGTTCCAGTAGACGACGCCTTCACCGCGGGCGATGGGGTCGACCTGGGGGTCGGGCTCTCCTGCCGACGCCACGAGGTCATCGAGCACCGCGTCGTCGGAGCCGAACACGACCCACGGCTGTCGAGCGGCGTCGGATGCATCGAACGGGAACGCCTCGATCACCCGTTCGACCTGCTTGCGGGTGACGAGCACGATCCACGCGTCGTAGCCGAAGCGATCGCGAAGCGCTTGCTCGATGCGCTGCTTCGGGTCGGCGGATGCCGCGTCATCGGTCGCCGTGAAGACGACGTTGCCGCTCGCCAGCACCGTGCGCACCTCGTCGAACCCGAGCTCGTCGAAGAGCGCTCGGAGGTCGGCAGACCTGATCGTGATGCCGCCGACGTTCACGCCGCGGAGCAGGGCGATGTACCGGGTCATCAGTCCACCGTACGGGCGCGCACCTTGCCGAGGAAGTACTCGTGAAAGCGATACTCCCCCGTGATCTCGGGGTGGAAGCTGGTTCCGAGGAGGTTGCCCTGCTCGACGGCGACGACCCTGCCGTCGGTCAGCGATGCGAGCGGCGTCGCGGCCGCTCCGACCGACTCCACGACGGGGCCCCTGATGAACACCGCGTGCACCGGCTCATCGCCGAGGGCCGGGATGTCGAGGTCGGTCTCGAACGACTGGTTCTGCGAGCCGAAGGCGTTGCGGCGAACGACCACGTCGAGCCCGCCGAGCGATTGCTGCCCGGTGATCGCATCGAGCACGGTGTCGGCGAGCATGATGAGCCCGGCGCACGTTCCGTAGACCGGGAGCCCGTCGGCGATGGCCGTCTTGAGTGGCTGCTGCAGGCCGAAGGTGCGGGCGAGCTTGTCCATGACGGTCGACTCGCCGCCCGGGATCACCAGGCCGTCGATCGCCGCGAGCTCCTCGGGCCGACGCACGAGCGACACGTCGGCGCCCAGCTTCGCGAGCACGTGGGCATGCTCACGGAAGTCGCCCTGGAGGGCGAGCACTCCCACACGCGGGCCCGACTCGGCGGGATGCG harbors:
- a CDS encoding DUF1697 domain-containing protein, translated to MTRYIALLRGVNVGGITIRSADLRALFDELGFDEVRTVLASGNVVFTATDDAASADPKQRIEQALRDRFGYDAWIVLVTRKQVERVIEAFPFDASDAARQPWVVFGSDDAVLDDLVASAGEPDPQVDPIARGEGVVYWNPVKGTTVQTPFAKLLAKPRYKPTTTNRNLRTLQKLLV
- the pdxT gene encoding pyridoxal 5'-phosphate synthase glutaminase subunit PdxT, coding for MTSNLRTESLDAPHPAESGPRVGVLALQGDFREHAHVLAKLGADVSLVRRPEELAAIDGLVIPGGESTVMDKLARTFGLQQPLKTAIADGLPVYGTCAGLIMLADTVLDAITGQQSLGGLDVVVRRNAFGSQNQSFETDLDIPALGDEPVHAVFIRGPVVESVGAAATPLASLTDGRVVAVEQGNLLGTSFHPEITGEYRFHEYFLGKVRARTVD